The Myxococcales bacterium genomic sequence GTTGATCGGAGTTTAAAATTCATAGGCCACCACGAAGCGGAAGAAGTCGTCGCGGACTTCGTTTGCCTTCTCCATTTGCCAAAACTGGAACGCGCCCACCGTCAAACCGTGGGTGCGCCATACGAGACCCACGTTGTGGGTAGAGCCATCCGCCTCGGTGAACCGGGTGTCGTCTTGAATGAAGCCGCGGCGGTTGTTGAACGTGCGCAGACCCTGTCTGTATTGAAAGTAGAGGGTGTCGCTCAAGTAAAACCGCGCCACGTAGTAGCTGGCGAAATGGTAGTAGTCGCTTCCGGCGCCGCCGCCCGAGACGTCGGCACGGAGGAAGCCGAGGCCGAACGTGAACCGCTCGAGCACGGGCACACCTCGCCAACGCCAGGTGTTCAGGTCGAGGGCTTGCATGACCAACGTGCGGTCGTACCCGAGCCGGTTGCCGAGCAACGAGTAGTGTCCGTTCAAGGCGCGCCACGAGACACTGGCCCGGAGCCCGAAGGCGGGCTGAGCGTCGTCGGTGGGGGAAAAGTCGTTCTGCAGATTCAAGATGCCCTCTTGCTGCCGCAGCCCGTAGCCGCGCACGGCGTAGAGGTCGGCCATGACGGCAACCTCCTTCACCGTCGCCGTGTACTGAAGCCCGAAGCCGTGCTGGGTGAAGACCACGGGCAGCACACGCTGGTCGAAGCCTTGGAGCCCGCCGTAGCTTTGGTGAAAGAGAGGCTCGGCGCCGAAGGGCACCAGCAGCTTGCCCATCTTGAGCCTCAGGCCCCAGCTGGCCTCCCGGGGCGAAAGCCTGAACGCGGCTTCCCAGAAGAGCAGATCAACGAGCTCCACCGTGAAGGAGACCGGATCGGGGCCATCGCCCCGACTCAGGAAGAGGAAGTGGTGGTAGTTCTGAAAGGCGCTGTTGCCCGAGGAGAATGGGTGGTTGCTCGTCGCCCGGCGCTCGAAGTTCATGTCGAAGCGCCCGTTGAGGCGCATGCCGAGCGGCAAGCCCACGCCCCCGTGGACACCGTGAGGCCCGTGATGGGGCCCGCCGGCGTGGGCGGGTGCGGCAGGGCTCGTCGCAAGTGGTGGCGGCAGATCGGCGGGGGGGGCGGACGGAAGCGGTCCCAAAGGTGCTTCGCTCAGGGTGGGCGCGGCTTCGGGGGGCGCGGCAGTGAAAGGCCCCTGGGCTCCGGCTGCGATCCATCCCGCCAAGGCTCGGTAGCCGTCACTGGCTTTGGAAAGGACGGGGGGATGCGCGGCGCCCGCGGCCTTGTCCAGCAGAAGGCTGCGTTCGGGATGCCCCGGTTCGACCAGCGCGCGGGCCGTGGCGTAGTCTCGTTCTTCGTTGCCGGTCAGGCGAAGCCTGGTGCCAGCCGCGAACCCGCCCGGCCCATGGCACGAAGCGCAGCTCTTCTGCAGATGAGCATGCACGGTCACGCTGTAGGCCACGCCTTCGGGTTTGGCCGCTTCGGCGGGGGGCGCATCGGGTTTGGGAGCCACGAGGTCGGTGACCGCCTGCTCTTCGGTGCCAAGCGGCGTTGCTTCGGGTGCCGCTTCGCCTTCGGCTTCGGCCTCAGGAGGAAGATGGGGTGCGGACGAGTCCCGTGGTTTACGGGGACGGCGCTTCGCCGGCTCCGAAGGGGACGGGACCGCGGGGGCGGGCACACGCGCGGCCTGCTCGTCGCTGGCGGGCGCGCCTGCGGTGATCCAGGCGATGAGACGACGGATCTCGGGCGAGGACGCCTTCGCGATTGCCCCGCCCCCATGGTTCTTCCCGGTGGCTTCCTGGACGAGTGCGCTGCGCGCGGGATTTTCGTTGTTCACGAGACCGGCGACGGCGACGTGATCACGTGCGGCCGCTCCGGAGAGCACCAGCTTCGTTGTCCCCGCGGGGCCGCCGGCTTGATGGCACGCCTTGCACGACTTCAGCAACCAGGGGTGAATCTGGCGCCGGAACGAAGGCACCTGCGGTTTTGTCGCGGTGCCGGGCTCCGCAGGGGCTTGCGCCGACGCGGGGAGGGGAGAAGGGGTGTCTTGGGCCGAGGGGCTTGGCTGCGGTGCCTCGGATGACTCTGCTTCTTCTGTCGGCTGGGGCTTGGGAGGGCTCTTCGCCTTGTCGAGGCCGAGCTTGTCGAGGAGTTCGTCGCGCTTGCGCTCCACCTTGCCTTGCGCGAAAGCAGGTGTGCCCATAGCCGCCAGCGCGGTCATGCTGAGGGTGACGAGCAGCGACTTCATACGCTCACTCGGGGACATGGCATGCCTCGCATTTGAGTGAGGTGACGGCCTGGGCGGCCTTTCCGTCATGGCACGCACCGCAGGCGCGTCCCTGGTTCATGTCTTCGTGGGTGAAGGCGAGGGGCATTTGGGGGAAGAGGGAGGGGTGGCACACGTAACACTGAAATTGGTTGTGCCCGCGGTGGGAAAAGAGGGCGCTCGGCTGGGGCGTGCCCGGGGGATGTGGTTTGGCTTTCGGGATGCGCAGGGTGGCCGGGAGCGCAAACGCCAACAAGGCTCCCCCCGCGACCCCGACAAGAACGATCCCGCCCTTGACCGCACGGACGCGCAACGCACCCGCAGCCCGTGGGCCCGCAAGTCTTCGTCTCATACCGCCCCCTTCTCCTTCAGATCGCGCCACACCACCGACAAAAAGATTGCCGCGCCCGCCAACACGAGAGGTACCCCTAAAGATACCGCCACGACGAAGGTGATGGGGGTCCAGTAGACCAGGGCACCCAATTGCAGCAGCAGGCCGGCCCCCGTCAAGCCCAACCCTCTGCGAACCCGTCGTTCTTTGCTGATGCTCATGTTCCCGTCTTCGCTTGCCAGAAGTCGTTCGCCCTGACCGCGTCCATGTCGTGCGCCACGTTGTGGCAGCGGAGGCACGACATCTCGTTCGACAGGATGGGTTTCATCACCGGCTGGTGAGGCTCCGATTCGACGAAATGACGACTGTCCTCGTGACAGTGGAGGCAGTTGGAGTTCGGATAGGGCTGGTAAAGCGCGAACGTCTTGGGAACGGTTCCGAAGTAGTGCACCCACACGTGACGAAGGCCGTTGAGTTTCGCGTGCACGTCACCGAAGAGAGCGTAGTCTTTGTGGCAGTCGTAACAGACGCGGTCGCGATCGATCAGGCGGTTTTGGTAGTGCACGGCCGCCAGCGCCCGGGGGTTGTCCACGAAGAGGCTCTTGCCGTGGTCCTGCATTTCGTGACAATCGAGGCAGAAGCGGGTCCGGCTGGACTCGTTGATTCCCACCGCGACGGAGCCCGTGGTCACCAT encodes the following:
- a CDS encoding NapC/NirT family cytochrome c; the protein is MTRPPGLLMAQTIVIGALALALGLAVFLFIGVPSFLQAHWGKLALLAGGVILPVMVTTGSVAVGINESSRTRFCLDCHEMQDHGKSLFVDNPRALAAVHYQNRLIDRDRVCYDCHKDYALFGDVHAKLNGLRHVWVHYFGTVPKTFALYQPYPNSNCLHCHEDSRHFVESEPHQPVMKPILSNEMSCLRCHNVAHDMDAVRANDFWQAKTGT